The proteins below come from a single Acidovorax sp. NCPPB 4044 genomic window:
- the cas9 gene encoding type II CRISPR RNA-guided endonuclease Cas9 (Cas9, originally named Csn1, is the large, multifunctional signature protein of type II CRISPR/Cas systems. It is well known even to general audiences because its RNA-guided endonuclease activity has made it a popular tool for custom editing of eukaryotic genomes.), which yields MKKDKPLAYRLALDLGSTSLGWAVFRLDAEGDPSAIIKAGVRIFSDGRNPKDGSSLAVTRRAARAMRRRRDRLLKRKARMLAALERHGFFPQEEATRKALEKLNPYALRASGLETALKPEEFGRALFHLNQRRGFQSNRKTDRKDSDSGALKQAIGTLRAQMHESGCRTVGEWFWKVRMERKPEGVKNQGVRARYRENRYTNDEGKPRIDKRYDLYVDRAMVAQEFDALWAAQAAFNPVLFNEAARDELRDILLHQRKLRPVQPGRCTLVPEEPRALLALPSTQRFRIYQEVNHLRVLHDELREEALTLAQRDQIVALLEKHAKVTFTAMRKALGFSALFNLEDAKRDGLKGNATAAALGKKDLFGPLWAGFDTTLQDEIVTQLMTEESEPRLIAWLQENTGVDEMRAQAIANAGLPEGYGSLGRTALARIVPELQRDVITYDKAVQAAGFAHHSDLGFSFEHGADEVERIGERVIASTGEVKPVFAFKQLPYYGRALQRHVAFAKDNPRNDEERYGKIANPTVHIGLNQVRMVVNALMRRYGRPAEVVIELARDLKQSREQKQEAQQRQADNQRRNARIRRSVAEVRHISEERVRTLDIQKWILWEELSHDAADRRCPYSGMQISANMLLGERVEIEHILPFSATLDDSLNNRTVALREANRIKRNRTPWDAHADFEAQGWSYDGILQRAERMPLRKRYRFAPDGYERWLGEDKDFLARALNDTRYLSRVAAEYLRLVCPGSATRVIPGQMTALLRGKFGLNDVLGLDGEKNRNDHRHHAVDACVIGVTDQRLMQRFAQASAQAREGGLTRMVESMPLPWPTYRAHVERAVRHIWVSHKPDHGYEGAMMEETSYGVLRDGSIRQRRKADGSAGREISNLIRIAEPRQPQRHGVDAEGRPLPYKGYVGGSNYCIEITVNDKGKWEGQVISTFDAYRIVREGGQRQLRHPAQGQNGKALAMRLVIGDSVRLETEGGLLTLRVVRMSAAGQVFMAPVCEANTDARNRSGGLAYVSKMAGSFQKAKARQVTISPIGELRDPGFKG from the coding sequence ATGAAGAAAGACAAGCCGCTGGCGTATCGCCTGGCGTTGGACCTGGGCTCCACTTCGCTGGGCTGGGCCGTTTTCCGATTGGATGCGGAGGGCGATCCATCCGCCATCATCAAGGCTGGCGTGCGCATTTTCAGCGATGGCCGCAACCCCAAGGACGGGTCCTCCCTGGCCGTCACCCGCCGCGCGGCCCGCGCCATGCGACGTCGGCGGGACCGCCTTTTGAAGCGCAAGGCCCGTATGCTGGCCGCACTGGAGCGGCATGGCTTTTTCCCGCAGGAAGAGGCGACCCGCAAGGCGCTGGAGAAGCTGAATCCCTATGCGTTGCGCGCCAGCGGATTGGAAACCGCGCTGAAGCCCGAGGAATTCGGCCGCGCCCTTTTCCATCTGAACCAGCGCCGCGGCTTCCAGAGCAACCGCAAGACCGACCGCAAGGACAGCGACAGCGGTGCGCTCAAGCAGGCCATCGGCACGCTGCGGGCGCAGATGCACGAATCCGGCTGCCGCACTGTGGGCGAGTGGTTCTGGAAGGTGCGCATGGAGCGCAAGCCCGAGGGGGTGAAAAACCAGGGCGTGCGAGCCCGCTACCGCGAAAACCGCTACACCAACGACGAAGGCAAGCCGCGCATCGACAAGCGCTACGACCTGTACGTGGACCGTGCCATGGTGGCGCAGGAATTTGACGCACTGTGGGCCGCGCAGGCGGCCTTCAACCCCGTGCTGTTCAACGAGGCGGCCCGCGACGAACTGCGCGACATCCTGCTGCACCAGCGCAAGCTGCGGCCCGTGCAGCCCGGCCGCTGCACGCTGGTGCCCGAGGAGCCGCGCGCCTTGCTGGCGTTGCCTAGCACGCAGCGCTTCCGCATCTATCAGGAAGTGAATCACCTCCGCGTGCTGCATGACGAGTTGCGCGAAGAGGCGCTGACCCTGGCGCAACGCGATCAGATCGTGGCGCTGTTGGAGAAGCATGCCAAGGTGACCTTCACCGCCATGCGCAAGGCGCTGGGCTTTTCGGCCCTCTTCAACCTGGAAGACGCCAAGCGCGACGGCCTCAAGGGCAATGCCACCGCGGCGGCGCTGGGCAAAAAGGACTTGTTCGGCCCGCTCTGGGCCGGGTTCGACACCACGCTGCAGGACGAGATCGTCACGCAGCTGATGACCGAGGAAAGCGAGCCGCGCTTGATCGCCTGGCTGCAGGAAAACACGGGCGTGGACGAGATGCGGGCGCAGGCCATCGCCAACGCAGGCCTGCCCGAAGGCTACGGCAGCCTGGGCCGCACGGCGCTGGCGCGCATCGTGCCGGAGCTGCAGCGCGACGTCATCACCTACGACAAGGCCGTGCAGGCGGCCGGCTTCGCGCACCACAGCGACCTGGGCTTCAGCTTCGAGCACGGCGCGGACGAAGTGGAACGCATCGGCGAGCGCGTCATTGCCTCCACCGGAGAGGTCAAGCCGGTCTTCGCGTTCAAGCAACTGCCCTACTATGGCCGCGCCTTGCAGCGGCATGTCGCGTTTGCCAAGGACAATCCGCGCAACGACGAAGAGCGCTACGGCAAGATCGCCAACCCCACCGTACACATCGGCCTGAACCAGGTGCGCATGGTGGTCAATGCGCTGATGCGCCGCTATGGCCGGCCGGCCGAAGTAGTGATCGAGCTGGCACGCGATCTCAAGCAAAGCCGCGAGCAGAAGCAGGAAGCGCAGCAGCGGCAGGCGGACAACCAGCGCCGCAATGCGCGCATTCGCCGCTCCGTCGCTGAAGTGCGGCACATCAGCGAGGAGCGAGTGCGCACGCTCGACATCCAGAAATGGATCTTGTGGGAAGAGCTGAGCCACGACGCCGCCGACCGGCGCTGCCCCTACAGCGGCATGCAGATCAGCGCAAACATGCTGCTGGGCGAGCGCGTGGAGATCGAACACATCCTGCCGTTTTCGGCCACGCTGGACGACAGCCTCAACAACCGCACGGTGGCCTTGCGCGAGGCCAACCGCATCAAGCGCAACCGCACGCCCTGGGATGCCCACGCCGACTTCGAGGCCCAAGGCTGGAGCTATGACGGCATCCTGCAACGCGCAGAGCGCATGCCGCTGCGCAAGCGCTACCGCTTCGCGCCCGACGGTTACGAACGCTGGCTGGGCGAAGACAAGGACTTCCTGGCCCGCGCGCTCAACGACACGCGCTACCTGTCGCGCGTGGCGGCGGAATATCTGCGGCTGGTGTGCCCTGGCAGTGCCACCCGCGTGATTCCAGGCCAGATGACGGCGCTGCTGCGCGGCAAGTTCGGCCTGAACGATGTGCTGGGCCTGGATGGCGAGAAGAACCGCAACGACCACCGGCACCACGCGGTAGATGCCTGCGTGATCGGCGTGACCGATCAGCGGCTGATGCAGCGCTTCGCCCAGGCCAGCGCCCAGGCGCGCGAGGGCGGCCTGACCCGCATGGTCGAATCCATGCCGCTGCCCTGGCCTACCTACCGCGCCCACGTGGAGCGCGCCGTGCGCCACATCTGGGTCAGCCACAAGCCCGATCATGGCTACGAGGGGGCCATGATGGAGGAAACCAGCTATGGCGTCCTGCGGGACGGCAGCATCCGGCAGCGCCGCAAGGCCGACGGCAGTGCCGGGCGCGAGATCAGCAACCTGATCCGCATCGCCGAGCCCCGCCAGCCCCAGCGCCATGGTGTCGATGCCGAAGGCAGGCCGCTGCCTTACAAAGGCTATGTGGGCGGCAGCAACTACTGCATCGAGATCACCGTCAACGACAAGGGCAAGTGGGAAGGGCAGGTGATCTCCACGTTCGATGCGTATCGCATCGTGCGGGAAGGCGGACAGCGGCAGTTGCGGCACCCGGCGCAAGGTCAGAACGGCAAGGCATTGGCCATGCGACTGGTGATTGGGGATAGCGTGCGGCTAGAGACAGAGGGCGGATTGTTGACTTTACGTGTCGTCAGAATGTCTGCTGCAGGCCAAGTTTTCATGGCGCCCGTGTGCGAAGCGAACACTGATGCGCGCAACAGATCAGGCGGGCTCGCCTACGTATCCAAGATGGCTGGCTCTTTCCAGAAAGCCAAGGCCCGCCAAGTCACCATCTCCCCCATCGGCGAGTTGCGCGATCCGGGGTTCAAGGGCTGA
- a CDS encoding NYN domain-containing protein: protein MTRISVYIDGYNLYYSRLKGTPYKWLDIAALFRDRILLPQDPSATVISIKYFTAPVKANYARHAEASSQAQTQYLRAIQSRHPGLVHVINGFHIFGPASLPSYQEGAGPSKDKVSRVWMIEEKQTDVNIALHAYRDAVRGAYDQLVICSNDSDLEPALKMIREDVPDARIGLVMPLRDKDTGDGKVPNKRLTPLAHWVRHHIRDDELAQSQLPQHVTTKKKPASKPLHW, encoded by the coding sequence TTGACAAGAATCTCTGTCTATATCGACGGCTATAACCTCTACTACTCCCGCCTCAAGGGCACGCCGTACAAATGGCTGGACATCGCGGCGCTTTTCCGTGATCGCATCCTGTTGCCGCAAGACCCCAGTGCGACGGTCATATCGATCAAATACTTCACCGCCCCCGTCAAAGCAAACTACGCCCGGCACGCCGAAGCGTCATCGCAGGCACAGACCCAGTATTTGCGTGCCATTCAGTCACGCCATCCTGGCCTCGTCCACGTCATCAACGGCTTTCATATCTTCGGACCTGCCTCCCTGCCGAGCTATCAGGAAGGTGCCGGTCCTTCCAAGGACAAGGTTTCGCGGGTTTGGATGATCGAAGAGAAACAGACCGACGTGAATATTGCGCTGCACGCCTACCGCGATGCTGTGCGTGGCGCATACGACCAATTGGTGATCTGCTCAAACGACAGCGATCTGGAACCCGCATTGAAGATGATCCGCGAAGATGTACCGGACGCGAGGATAGGGCTGGTCATGCCGTTGCGCGACAAGGACACAGGGGATGGCAAGGTGCCTAACAAACGGCTCACACCACTGGCGCACTGGGTGCGCCATCACATCCGGGACGACGAACTGGCGCAATCACAGTTGCCGCAACATGTCACAACCAAGAAGAAGCCGGCAAGCAAACCCTTGCATTGGTGA
- the metH gene encoding methionine synthase translates to MKLSGLEPVSIGEGTLFVNIGERTNVTGSKAFARMILNGQFEEALAVARQQVENGAQVIDINMDEAMLDSKAAMVRFLQLIASEPDIARVPIMVDSSKWDVIEAGLRCIQGKGIVNSISMKEGVEKFKHEARLVKRYGAAAVVMAFDEVGQADTYARKIEICERAYRVLVDEVGFPPEDIIFDPNIFAVATGIEEHNNYAVDFIEAVRWIKQNLPGAKVSGGVSNVSFSFRGNDPVREAIHTVFLYHAIQAGMDMGIVNAGMVGVYDDLEPQLRERVEDVVLNRRPDAGERLVEVAETARSGAKDESKKLEWRGTPEHPRTVGERLSHALVHGITDFIVEDTEEAYQEILAKGGRPLHVIEGPLMDGMNVVGDLFGAGKMFLPQVVKSARVMKSAVAHLIPYIEEEKRQDELAGRDVRSKGKIVIATVKGDVHDIGKNIVTVVLQCNNFEVVNMGVMVPCHEILAKAKVEGADIVGLSGLITPSLEEMQYVAGEMQKDEHFRIKKIPLLIGGATTSRVHTAVKIAPHYEGPVVYVPDASRSVSVAQSLLGDGAQTYVDELNADYDKVRTQHANKKQTPMWPLAKARANRTPVDFSAYQPPRPRLLGRRVFKNFDLNELARYIDWGPFFQTWDLAGPYPAILTDEIVGEQATRVFADGQAMLKKLVEGRWLSASGVMALYPANSVGDDIEFYTDESRTEVAMTWYGLRQQTEKQVIDGVTRPSRCLADFVAPKGSGIADYAGLFAVTAGLGVEKKEQAFVDALDDYSAIMLKSLADRLAEAFAECLHQRVRTDLWGYAAGEALSNDEMIAEKYQGIRPAPGYPACPDHSAKEALFRVLQCQEIGMGLTESLAMTPAASVSGFYIGHPESTYFNVGKIGEDQLADMAERRGMDEGALRRLLSPNL, encoded by the coding sequence ATGAAACTCTCGGGCCTGGAGCCCGTGTCCATCGGCGAAGGCACGCTGTTCGTCAACATCGGCGAACGCACCAACGTCACCGGCTCCAAGGCCTTCGCCCGCATGATCCTGAACGGGCAGTTCGAGGAAGCGCTGGCCGTGGCCCGCCAGCAGGTCGAGAACGGTGCCCAGGTCATCGACATCAACATGGACGAGGCCATGCTGGACAGCAAGGCCGCCATGGTGCGCTTCCTGCAGCTGATCGCCTCCGAGCCCGACATCGCGCGCGTGCCGATCATGGTCGACAGCTCCAAGTGGGACGTGATCGAGGCCGGGCTGCGCTGCATCCAGGGCAAGGGCATCGTCAACTCCATCAGCATGAAAGAGGGCGTGGAGAAGTTCAAGCACGAGGCTCGGCTGGTCAAGCGCTACGGCGCCGCCGCCGTGGTGATGGCCTTCGACGAGGTGGGCCAGGCCGACACCTATGCGCGCAAGATCGAGATCTGCGAGCGCGCCTACCGCGTGCTGGTGGACGAGGTGGGCTTTCCGCCCGAAGACATCATCTTCGACCCCAACATCTTCGCGGTGGCCACGGGCATCGAGGAACACAACAACTACGCGGTCGATTTCATCGAGGCCGTGCGCTGGATCAAGCAGAACCTGCCGGGCGCCAAGGTGTCGGGCGGAGTCTCGAACGTGTCGTTCAGCTTCCGCGGCAACGACCCGGTGCGCGAAGCCATCCACACCGTGTTCCTCTACCACGCCATCCAGGCAGGCATGGACATGGGCATCGTCAACGCCGGCATGGTGGGCGTGTACGACGACCTGGAGCCCCAGCTGCGCGAGCGCGTGGAAGACGTGGTGCTCAACCGCCGCCCCGATGCCGGCGAGCGCCTGGTGGAAGTGGCCGAGACCGCCAGGAGCGGCGCGAAGGACGAGAGCAAGAAGCTCGAATGGCGCGGCACGCCCGAGCATCCCCGGACCGTGGGCGAGCGCCTGTCGCACGCGCTGGTGCACGGCATCACCGACTTCATCGTGGAGGACACGGAGGAGGCCTACCAGGAGATCCTGGCGAAGGGCGGCCGCCCGCTGCACGTGATCGAAGGCCCGCTCATGGACGGCATGAACGTGGTGGGCGACCTGTTCGGCGCGGGCAAGATGTTCCTGCCCCAGGTGGTCAAGAGCGCGCGCGTGATGAAGTCCGCCGTGGCGCACCTGATCCCCTACATCGAGGAAGAAAAGCGCCAGGACGAACTGGCCGGCCGCGACGTGCGCAGCAAGGGAAAGATCGTCATCGCCACGGTGAAGGGCGACGTGCACGACATCGGCAAGAACATCGTCACCGTGGTCCTGCAGTGCAACAACTTCGAAGTGGTGAACATGGGCGTGATGGTCCCGTGCCACGAGATCCTGGCCAAGGCGAAGGTCGAGGGCGCGGACATCGTGGGCCTGTCGGGCCTCATCACGCCCAGCCTGGAAGAGATGCAGTACGTGGCCGGAGAGATGCAGAAGGACGAGCACTTCCGCATCAAGAAGATCCCGCTCCTGATCGGCGGCGCCACCACCAGCCGCGTGCACACCGCCGTGAAGATCGCGCCGCACTACGAAGGCCCGGTCGTCTACGTGCCCGATGCGTCCCGCAGCGTGAGCGTGGCGCAGAGCCTGCTGGGCGACGGCGCGCAGACCTATGTGGACGAGCTGAACGCCGACTACGACAAGGTGCGCACGCAGCACGCCAACAAGAAGCAGACGCCCATGTGGCCGCTGGCCAAAGCCCGCGCCAACCGCACGCCGGTCGATTTCAGCGCCTACCAGCCGCCCCGGCCGCGCCTGCTGGGCCGCCGGGTGTTCAAGAACTTCGATCTGAACGAACTGGCCCGCTACATCGACTGGGGCCCGTTCTTCCAGACCTGGGACCTGGCGGGCCCCTATCCGGCCATCCTCACCGACGAGATCGTGGGCGAGCAGGCCACGCGCGTGTTCGCCGACGGCCAGGCGATGCTCAAGAAGCTGGTCGAAGGCCGCTGGCTCAGCGCCAGCGGCGTGATGGCGCTGTACCCCGCCAACAGCGTGGGCGACGACATCGAGTTCTATACCGACGAATCGCGCACCGAGGTCGCCATGACCTGGTACGGCCTGCGCCAGCAGACCGAGAAGCAGGTGATCGACGGCGTGACCCGCCCCAGCCGGTGCCTTGCCGACTTCGTCGCGCCCAAGGGCAGCGGCATCGCCGACTATGCGGGCCTCTTCGCCGTCACGGCCGGCCTGGGCGTGGAGAAGAAGGAGCAGGCCTTCGTGGACGCGCTGGACGACTACTCGGCCATCATGCTCAAGAGCCTGGCGGACCGCCTGGCCGAAGCCTTTGCCGAATGCCTGCACCAGCGCGTGCGCACCGACCTGTGGGGCTATGCCGCGGGCGAAGCGCTCTCCAACGACGAGATGATCGCCGAGAAGTACCAGGGCATCCGCCCCGCGCCCGGCTACCCGGCCTGCCCCGACCACAGCGCCAAGGAAGCGCTGTTCCGCGTGCTGCAGTGCCAGGAGATCGGCATGGGCCTGACCGAGAGCCTGGCCATGACGCCTGCCGCCAGCGTGAGCGGCTTCTACATCGGCCACCCCGAGAGCACGTATTTCAACGTCGGCAAGATCGGTGAAGACCAGCTCGCCGACATGGCCGAGCGGCGCGGCATGGACGAAGGCGCGCTGCGGCGCCTGCTCTCGCCCAATCTCTGA
- a CDS encoding rhodanese-like domain-containing protein: protein MPDFSTALTATRPDVPAADAATVRGWLQDGQEIALLDVREAGPFGEGHPFLAIPAPYSRLESEVTRLVPRRAVRTVLVDGGDGVAERAAARLAALGYSDLHVLHGGAPAWAAGGRALFKGVNVPSKTFGELVEHAFGTPHIGSGELRRRQQAGERIALLDGRTFAEHGRMTVPGAVSVPNGELALHWRALVPDAGTPIVVHCAGRTRSIIGAQILRSLGIPNPVVALENGTQGWALVGLALEHGSTRRPAGRSAASAEDRAAAERLRSGTGADRLSAAEAQRWIDDAARTTYVLDVRSAEEFAAGTLPGAIHAPGGQLLQATDQTIGVRNARVLLLDDEDVRAPVIAAWLWRLGYETATVHGGIRAPLQLPPAAVVPAPPPAPQRIAAHALAGWNAAHGPAVLDLQPSQDHRRRHAPGARWSIRPRVAEDALAAGWPARPLLLLAPDAGTAAWATAELAPHGAGTVAWARPQDWADAGLPEEATPHVPDDAQCIDYLFFVHDRHDGNLDAARRYLEWETGLIAQCAPEELAGFRLPPAGTPAAQ from the coding sequence ATGCCCGACTTCTCCACCGCGCTGACCGCCACCCGCCCCGATGTTCCTGCCGCCGATGCGGCCACCGTGCGCGGCTGGCTGCAGGACGGCCAGGAAATCGCGCTGCTGGACGTGCGCGAGGCCGGTCCCTTCGGCGAGGGCCACCCCTTCCTGGCCATCCCCGCGCCGTACAGCCGCCTCGAATCCGAAGTGACGCGGCTGGTGCCGCGCCGCGCGGTGCGCACCGTGCTGGTGGACGGCGGCGACGGCGTGGCCGAGCGCGCAGCAGCGCGGCTGGCGGCGCTGGGCTACAGCGACCTGCATGTGCTGCACGGTGGCGCGCCTGCCTGGGCCGCTGGCGGGCGGGCGCTGTTCAAGGGTGTGAACGTGCCCTCCAAGACCTTCGGGGAACTGGTCGAGCATGCCTTCGGCACACCCCACATCGGCTCGGGCGAGCTGCGGCGGCGCCAGCAGGCGGGCGAGCGGATCGCGCTGCTGGACGGGCGGACGTTCGCCGAGCACGGCCGCATGACCGTGCCGGGCGCGGTATCGGTGCCCAACGGCGAACTGGCGTTGCACTGGCGCGCGCTGGTTCCCGATGCAGGCACGCCCATCGTCGTCCACTGCGCCGGCCGCACGCGCAGCATCATCGGCGCGCAGATCCTGCGCAGCCTGGGCATTCCCAACCCCGTCGTGGCGCTGGAGAACGGCACCCAGGGATGGGCGCTCGTGGGCCTGGCACTGGAACACGGCAGCACGCGCCGCCCCGCGGGGCGCTCCGCGGCCAGCGCAGAAGACCGCGCGGCCGCCGAGCGCCTGCGCTCGGGCACGGGAGCGGACCGGCTCTCCGCGGCCGAGGCCCAGCGCTGGATCGACGATGCGGCGCGCACCACCTATGTGCTCGATGTGCGCAGCGCGGAGGAATTCGCGGCGGGCACGCTGCCCGGTGCGATCCATGCGCCGGGCGGGCAACTGCTGCAGGCCACGGACCAGACGATCGGCGTGCGCAACGCCCGGGTGCTGCTGCTGGACGACGAAGACGTGCGCGCGCCGGTGATCGCCGCGTGGCTCTGGCGCCTGGGCTACGAGACGGCCACGGTGCACGGCGGCATCCGCGCGCCGCTGCAGTTGCCGCCAGCCGCCGTGGTGCCTGCCCCGCCGCCCGCGCCGCAGCGCATCGCGGCGCACGCGCTGGCCGGCTGGAATGCCGCGCACGGCCCGGCCGTGCTGGACCTGCAGCCGTCCCAGGACCACCGGCGGCGCCATGCGCCCGGAGCCCGCTGGTCGATCCGCCCGCGCGTGGCGGAGGACGCACTGGCCGCCGGCTGGCCCGCGCGGCCCCTGCTGCTGCTGGCCCCCGATGCCGGGACGGCGGCATGGGCCACCGCGGAACTGGCACCGCACGGCGCCGGCACGGTGGCCTGGGCCCGGCCGCAGGACTGGGCGGACGCCGGCCTGCCCGAAGAGGCCACGCCCCACGTGCCGGACGATGCGCAGTGCATCGATTACCTGTTCTTCGTGCACGACCGGCACGACGGCAACCTCGACGCGGCACGCCGCTACCTGGAGTGGGAGACCGGCCTCATCGCCCAGTGCGCGCCCGAGGAACTGGCGGGTTTCCGCCTGCCCCCGGCGGGCACCCCCGCGGCGCAGTGA
- a CDS encoding transporter substrate-binding domain-containing protein: protein MRHAFRSLPSLLRLAAGAAAAVLLQPAHADATLDKVKQRGKITIGVLVNGGPFGSIDPANQQLVGWNPDLARALAKGLGVEADLVQVQTATRVQFLQGGKVDLLIASMELNPERAEILGYAPTPFYRVGGTAAVRKDSGITKWEDLRGKPVCVSQGSSYAKPLAADYGAEVRGYKTASESLLALKGGNCVAAVHDSTLIHPLLQSNPEWSQYAAPIGSTILPALSVVWARKGEADTIAAVDKVVQDWHRTGWLIATEKRIGIEPANPLLPELQTKYRAAAN, encoded by the coding sequence ATGCGCCACGCCTTCCGCTCCTTGCCCTCCCTGCTTCGTCTCGCCGCCGGCGCCGCTGCCGCCGTGCTGCTCCAACCCGCCCACGCGGACGCCACGCTCGACAAGGTGAAGCAGCGCGGCAAGATCACCATCGGCGTGCTGGTCAATGGCGGGCCGTTCGGCTCCATCGACCCCGCCAACCAGCAGCTCGTGGGCTGGAACCCCGACCTCGCCCGCGCCCTCGCGAAGGGCCTGGGCGTGGAAGCGGATCTGGTGCAGGTGCAGACGGCCACGCGCGTGCAGTTCCTGCAGGGCGGCAAGGTGGACCTGCTGATCGCGTCCATGGAACTCAACCCCGAGCGTGCCGAGATCCTGGGCTATGCGCCCACGCCCTTCTACCGGGTCGGCGGCACCGCCGCCGTGCGCAAGGACAGCGGCATCACCAAATGGGAAGACCTGCGCGGCAAGCCGGTGTGCGTGTCGCAGGGCAGCAGCTACGCCAAGCCGCTGGCGGCCGACTACGGCGCCGAAGTGCGCGGCTACAAGACGGCGTCCGAATCGCTGCTGGCATTGAAGGGCGGCAACTGCGTGGCGGCCGTGCACGACAGCACGCTGATCCACCCGCTGCTGCAGAGCAATCCCGAGTGGTCGCAGTACGCCGCTCCCATCGGCAGCACCATCCTGCCGGCACTGTCGGTGGTGTGGGCGCGCAAGGGCGAGGCCGACACCATCGCCGCCGTCGACAAGGTGGTGCAGGACTGGCACCGCACGGGCTGGCTGATCGCCACGGAAAAGCGCATCGGCATCGAGCCTGCGAATCCGTTGCTGCCGGAACTGCAGACCAAGTACCGGGCCGCCGCGAACTGA
- a CDS encoding transporter substrate-binding domain-containing protein, whose amino-acid sequence MISRPARSLALVLAALGLAATAPSARADATLDKIKERGKLSVGIDGASPPFGVLDTATGKVGGYQTDLAADLARRLGVPLETVTVTAATRVQFLQTGKVDLLIANIQWTQERSEILSFAPTPYDLIGGGALVARASGIRSWEDLRGKVACVSQGSNFAKPLAERYGAVVKGLRGIPESLLALKGGTCAASVHIQPALYEKLHGPHAAEWKDFTLATEEQLIPSPTVVWTRRGETDTLAFVDQAIRDWHRSGLLLGAARKYGVPDAWIAQRHERAQQGRFDKAPHDFAVYAEAQASAKKP is encoded by the coding sequence ATGATTTCTCGCCCTGCCCGCTCCCTCGCGCTCGTTCTCGCGGCCCTGGGCCTTGCCGCCACCGCCCCTTCGGCGCGCGCCGACGCCACGCTCGACAAGATCAAGGAGCGCGGCAAGCTCTCCGTCGGCATCGACGGCGCGAGCCCGCCGTTCGGCGTGCTCGACACCGCCACCGGCAAGGTGGGCGGCTATCAGACGGATCTGGCCGCAGACCTGGCGCGCCGGCTGGGCGTGCCGCTGGAAACCGTGACCGTCACCGCCGCCACGCGCGTGCAGTTCCTGCAAACCGGCAAGGTGGACCTGTTGATCGCCAACATCCAGTGGACGCAGGAGCGCAGCGAGATCCTCTCGTTCGCGCCCACGCCCTACGACCTGATCGGCGGGGGTGCGCTGGTGGCCAGGGCGAGCGGCATCCGCAGCTGGGAAGACCTGCGCGGCAAGGTGGCCTGCGTCTCGCAAGGCAGCAATTTCGCCAAGCCGCTGGCCGAAAGATACGGTGCCGTGGTGAAGGGCCTGCGCGGCATTCCTGAATCGCTGCTGGCGCTCAAGGGCGGCACCTGCGCCGCGTCCGTGCACATCCAGCCCGCGCTCTACGAGAAGCTCCACGGCCCGCACGCCGCGGAGTGGAAGGATTTCACGCTGGCAACCGAAGAGCAGCTCATCCCCTCGCCCACCGTGGTGTGGACGCGCCGCGGCGAAACCGACACCCTGGCCTTCGTCGACCAGGCCATCCGGGACTGGCACCGTTCGGGCCTCCTGCTGGGCGCCGCGCGCAAGTACGGCGTGCCGGATGCCTGGATCGCCCAGCGCCACGAGCGCGCGCAGCAGGGCCGGTTCGACAAGGCACCCCACGACTTCGCGGTATATGCCGAGGCGCAGGCTTCGGCGAAGAAACCATGA